The genomic window CCATAATTATGACATCATTTGGGTATTGTTCTGCCCTGGATACGCCCTCTATCCCGTCATCTGCAATGTCAACTACGTGACCGTCCTTCTCCAATCCTTCTTTCAGGGTTGATGCAAGATTTTGCTCATCTTCCACTAACAGGATATTCATAAGTCACCTCCATATACAACAGATTGTCTATGGACAGCCAGTATACGGGGTTAAACATTAAAGGAATATTAGAAAAACCTGATTACTCATTACCCGTTTTAGGAAGATTTCTGAGCGACCGTTTGAGCTCGTCCTCAGGATATTCAAAATCCTTCAACTCACCAGCCATATACTTCTGATATGATGTCAGGTCAAAGTGCCCATGTCCGCTTGCGTTGAATGCTATAACCCTGGGCTCTCCTGTCTCTTTACATTTCAGTGCCTCATCCATAGCGGCCCTGACAGCATGCGCAGTTTCAGGTGCCGGAAGGTGCCCCTCAGCCTTCGTAAAACTGAGGGCAGCTTCAAAAACAGGATTCTGATGGTAGGCCCTTGCCTCGATCAGGCCCAGGTCATACATATGGCAAACTATCGGGGCCATGCCATGATACCGAAGACCTCCGGCATGGATCGGGGCTGGCATAAAATCGTGTCCAAGGGTATACATCTTGATCAATGGTGTAGTGCATGCAGTATCCCCGAAATCATATCTGTAGAGGCCTTTGGTCAGGGAAGGACATGCCGTAGGTTCAACGGCGATCACCTTTACCTTCCTTCCGTCAACAATCTTGTCTCTGACAAAGGGAATCGCAAATCCTGCAAAATTGGACCCGCCTCCGGCACAGCCTATGACAACATCAGGGTATTCGCCGGCCTTTTCAAACTGCCTGATTGACTCAAGGCCGATAACCGTCTGGTGAAGCATCACATGGTTTAACACACTGCCAAGCGAATATTTAGTGTCTTCCCGCTTTGCCGCCTCTTCAACCGCCTCGCTGATTGCAATTCCGAGTGAGCCAGGGGAATCAGGATCTCTTTCCAGGACATTTCTCCCCGCAGAGGTATGATTGCTGGGACTTGGGATACACTTTGCTCCCCACGCTTCCATCATGATGCGGCGATAGGGTTTCTGGTCATAGCTCACGCGAACCATATAGACCTTGCATTCTATTCCAAACAGATTGCAGGCAAAGGCAAGCGCACTCCCCCACTGACCTGCCCCTGTCTCCGTTGTAAGCCTTGTAATGCCGGCCTTTTTGTTATAATACGCCTGGGCAACGGCAGTATTAGGCTTGTGGCTTCCGGCAGGGCTGACCCCTTCCCACTTGTAGTAGATTTTAGCCGGTGTTCCAAGGGCCTTTTCCCAACGCCTCGCCCGTACAAGGGGGGTGGGGCGCCACAGTCTGTATACATCCCTTACTTCCTGCGGTATCTCTATGAAGCGCTCCTGACTTACCTCCTGCAGAATCAACTCCATTGGAAAGAGAGGGGCTAAATCATCAGGTCCAATTGGCTTCCCTGTTCCCGGATGAAGCACCGGCGGCAAGGGTTTTGGAAAATCAGCAAGGATATTGTACCAATGGGTAGGCATCTCATCTTCAGACAGGAATATTTTGGTCTCGTTCACAATATTTACCTCCATGTCAATAATGACTGATTATTTTTTATACCTTATATTGCAATGATGGTCAATAAGACATAAAATTAATGTGCCTCTCATTAAGTGAGAGGGTAAGAGTGAGGCTTGTAATGTCCGGTACAAATAAAGAAGAACTGCAGTTGGCTTTTGACCTCTTAAAGAAAACTCTGCCTGACTATGAAGACAGGCAGCAGCAATATAAAATGGCTGAGGAAGTCTTCTCATGCCTCCAGGATAAGAAGAAGCTCCTCATCGAGGCAGGCACAGGCGTGGGAAAATCATTTGCCTATCTCATCCCGGCTATACTCTCTCAGGAAAAGACTGTTATCTCAACGGCATCAATAGCCCTGCAGGAGCAACTCGTTAAAAAGGACCTCGTCTTTCTTCATGAAAATCTTCCTTATGCTTTTACTTTTGCCCTTCTAAAGGGCAAGAATAACTACCTCTGCCTGAAAAGGGACAGGGAGTATGCTGATACAGGAGACGCCTACAGAAAATTTAAAAAATGGTGCGACTCTACAAAAACAGGTGATAAGGACGAACTCCACTTTATACCTGACTTCTGGGGGAGTGTCTCCGCTGACCCAGACGATTGCAGCGGAAAAATGTGTCCCTTTTACGAAGAGTGTTTTTATTACCGCCATTACAGGCAATTGCATAACGCGGACATCCTCGTGATCAATCATCATCTGCTCGTATATGATCTCATGTCTGAATTCAACCTGCTCCCTTTTCACAGCCGTTTAATCATTGATGAGGCACATCAGATGGAAAACGTGATGTCCGCTGTCCTGGGAAGCACTATAAGCTATTCAAGGATATCATGGATACTTCACAGGTTGAGGGGGCTCAGGATTTATGTTGACGAACTCTTCGGACCCACAGAGTCTTTTTTCAGGGGAAGCGTCTCTCCTCAGGGTAGAAGGAAATCACAGACTCAGTGTATTTACCCGGCCCCTGATACGATTATAGATGGACTGCGTAATCTTCACGGACTACTCTCCCTTGATTCAGCAATAGTGAGGCTGGAGTCCATCAAAAAAGAAGCCTCAACTGTTTATGGCGAACCACAGCGTCATACCACGCCAGAGCTATTCAATGCAGGACCCTCTGAACTGGCAGACCGTATTGAAACAACCATAAACTATGTCAGGGCTGTCTCAAAGGATATCAGAGATTTTATTGAGCAGGAAGACAGTGACAAGGTTTATTACATGACATGGAATAAGGGATTTATGGAACTAAGAAGTGATATGGTCGAGGTCATGAGCCCTTTTAACGCCCTTGTAAAGGGTTATGGGGGTGTAGTCCTGACCTCTGCCACACTCTCGGTCAGTAACAGCTTTGACTTCCTGAAAGAGCGGCTCGGCATCAAAGACTTTGAAGAACGTGTGATAGATTCGCCCTTCAATTATCATAAGCAGGCTCTCCTCTACATTGACAAAGATCTGCCGTCTCCTGCACGGGAAAACAGTGAGACATTCAATCAGAAATCGGTCGCTGTGATAGAAGGGCTGATTAACAACTCAAGGGGAAGGGCACTCGTTCTGTTCACATCATACAATCATCTGCGCTATGTCTCGGAAAACATTAACACTGAATATCCATTCAGATCACAGGGAGAGATGCCCCCGTCAAAACTAATCAAGTGGTTTAAAGATACTGATAATCCAGTTCTTCTTGCAACAACAACCTTCTGGCAGGGGATTGACATACGGGGAGAGAAGCTGAGCCTCGTAATCATAGTCAAGCTGCCATTCCGCTCCCCGGGAGACCCGGTTTATGAAGAGCGGTGCAAGAGGCTCGGTGAGCGCTGGTTCTCAAACCTCGCCCTACCCTCAGCAATACTGCTGCTGCGCCAGGGCTTCGGGAGACTCATCAGGGGGACAAGCGACAGGGGGGTTGTTGCCATACTGGACACCCGGGTTATCAGGAATTCCTACGGCAAGATGATCATTTCCTCTCTTCCGGAAATGGATATTGTGCATACTGCAGACGAGATAAGAGATTTTTTTAAGCAGGGATTGTGACTATTTATCAGAAAAAAGCCGCTGTCCCCATTTCCTCTATTATGAGCCTCTTTTTAATCAAGCCCCTCATATACAATTACAGAACCGAGATGACCCAGATAGATCAGCGGCAGCAGGATGGATATATTGAGCAATACATAGATCACGGTCAGGATATCTCCCCGTTCCAGTATACCAGGGGAGAGGTAGTACCAAAGGGTGACCAATCCCCCGATAATAAATACCAACGGACCATATTTGATCTTGGCGGCGAATATCGGTATCATGATGCCTTTGAATCTCTTCCTCCACTCAAGTATCCCTGTCAGATAGGAAACCGGCACACTGAATGTCGCCAGCAGCATGATGTAGAAATAGGTCCGGTTGAATGAGGCATTGTCAAACAAGAGATACAAAAACATGAAAAGTATTGCAACCGGATACAGGGAGTTAGTAAAGTGGATAAAAATAGAGTGGATATGGATGTCCTTTTTCCTGATACTCTCCCACAAAGTCGGCCATTTCAGATCCAATGGACTTACCTGACTTGCCTGTGTCCCCTCCGCAGGGGTTGCTGGGGAACTTGCTGCCTCGCTGACCAGAGGTTCATCCCAGACAAAACCTGACGGGGGTAATTTCTTTTTCTCCCACTCGATGCTATCCCCGAAAAAGTAGACCTCATAGATATCTTCCACCGCTACCCTGGGAGGATCAGACTCATCATTTGTCACCATATCCTTAAGTTCAGACTTGATTCCATTCATAACAATAGCAAGTGCGCCTGACATATCTTCCGCCTCTACGAACCTAGCGGCAAGAAAACCGTTCTTTTTGATTTTATTATTAGTCTTTATCAGGAAATTACCCCCTCTGATGCAAACTTCAAACTTTTTCATTTAATTCCTCTCAATTAAGTGCTCACATAAAAATGGCATATTGTCTTATATTTTAATCAAAGGTGTAAGTTCAGGCATCTTCTTATCATCTTTATAATAAACGTGCTCAAGAAATAATCCTGAGGGAGGGGCAGTGAGCCTGGCCGGCTCACCTGATTTTGTTTTTATAAACTCCTCAACTTTTCCCGGGGAAAGTTTTCCCCTGCC from Nitrospirota bacterium includes these protein-coding regions:
- a CDS encoding TrpB-like pyridoxal phosphate-dependent enzyme, giving the protein MEVNIVNETKIFLSEDEMPTHWYNILADFPKPLPPVLHPGTGKPIGPDDLAPLFPMELILQEVSQERFIEIPQEVRDVYRLWRPTPLVRARRWEKALGTPAKIYYKWEGVSPAGSHKPNTAVAQAYYNKKAGITRLTTETGAGQWGSALAFACNLFGIECKVYMVRVSYDQKPYRRIMMEAWGAKCIPSPSNHTSAGRNVLERDPDSPGSLGIAISEAVEEAAKREDTKYSLGSVLNHVMLHQTVIGLESIRQFEKAGEYPDVVIGCAGGGSNFAGFAIPFVRDKIVDGRKVKVIAVEPTACPSLTKGLYRYDFGDTACTTPLIKMYTLGHDFMPAPIHAGGLRYHGMAPIVCHMYDLGLIEARAYHQNPVFEAALSFTKAEGHLPAPETAHAVRAAMDEALKCKETGEPRVIAFNASGHGHFDLTSYQKYMAGELKDFEYPEDELKRSLRNLPKTGNE